Proteins co-encoded in one Flavobacterium fluviale genomic window:
- a CDS encoding MaoC/PaaZ C-terminal domain-containing protein, translated as MYFKSTFFEDYQIDDKRVTLGRTITETDFVVHAGHTGDFFPHHMDEEWCKTQPFGQRIAHGTMVFSIGIGLTASEINPEAFSRGYDKMRFVKPVHIGDTIHSEITISEKGEAKNPEMGTVTEHVEIINQRGEVVLVCDHLLLVKKRS; from the coding sequence ATGTATTTTAAATCCACTTTTTTCGAAGATTATCAAATCGACGACAAACGAGTAACTTTAGGCAGAACCATCACAGAAACTGACTTTGTGGTTCATGCCGGACATACGGGTGATTTCTTTCCGCACCATATGGATGAAGAATGGTGTAAAACACAACCCTTCGGACAAAGAATTGCACACGGAACTATGGTTTTCAGCATCGGAATCGGCTTAACGGCATCCGAAATTAATCCAGAAGCTTTTTCGAGAGGCTATGACAAAATGCGCTTTGTAAAACCTGTTCATATTGGCGACACTATTCACTCAGAAATTACGATTTCTGAAAAAGGCGAAGCTAAAAATCCTGAAATGGGAACCGTAACCGAACATGTAGAAATTATCAACCAGCGCGGTGAAGTCGTTTTGGTTTGTGATCATCTATTGCTTGTGAAGAAAAGGTCCTAA
- the fucP gene encoding L-fucose:H+ symporter permease, which produces MQITNQAGDQHQVPTEGGNQKQYLLPFILVTCLFFLWGMAHNLDSVLIPHLKKACELNNRQSTLIDTSVFFAYFIMAIPAGMLIKRFGYKNSIITGLLVFAVGAFLFVPAANTRTYELFLFALFVIGCGLTILETSANPYAAILGPAESSSKRLNLAASFNGLAAMVAPIVGSLFILSGTNHTPEQMAAMPEAEKAAYLLGEAASVKMPYIVLGSILVLVAIIFYFVQLPSMKVTHTEAEIKPGFFSVLKFRHLSWGVAAQFFYVGAQVCITSFFIRIAQQGAGLDEKTAGYYLGIYGFLFMAGRFIGTFFLRYVKDYVLLSIYCVMSVLLCLVAIYGSGIVVIYALGGIGFFMSIMFPTIFSLGIKGLKSNTETGSSWLVMSIVGGAIIPYGMGTLIDMNHDDIQSGYIIPLVCFLIILSFGVFGHKVKTVSE; this is translated from the coding sequence ATGCAAATTACAAACCAAGCCGGCGATCAACATCAAGTGCCGACAGAAGGCGGAAATCAAAAACAATATCTTCTTCCTTTTATTTTAGTTACATGCCTATTTTTTCTTTGGGGAATGGCCCATAATTTAGATTCTGTTTTAATTCCGCACCTAAAAAAGGCTTGTGAATTAAACAACCGCCAATCTACTTTAATTGATACCTCTGTTTTCTTTGCTTATTTTATTATGGCGATTCCTGCCGGAATGCTGATTAAAAGATTTGGTTATAAAAACAGTATTATAACAGGATTGCTGGTTTTTGCTGTTGGAGCATTTCTATTTGTACCTGCAGCCAATACTAGAACTTACGAATTATTTCTATTCGCCTTATTTGTAATTGGATGTGGTTTGACCATTTTAGAAACAAGTGCAAATCCGTATGCTGCAATATTAGGACCTGCCGAATCTTCTTCTAAACGATTGAATTTAGCGGCTTCTTTCAACGGTTTGGCAGCAATGGTTGCTCCAATTGTAGGGTCATTATTTATTCTTTCTGGAACAAATCATACGCCAGAACAAATGGCTGCGATGCCAGAAGCCGAAAAAGCGGCCTATTTATTAGGAGAAGCTGCTTCTGTAAAAATGCCATATATCGTATTAGGAAGTATTTTGGTTTTGGTTGCCATTATTTTCTACTTCGTACAATTGCCGTCAATGAAAGTAACGCATACCGAAGCTGAAATTAAACCGGGATTTTTCTCTGTTTTAAAATTTAGACATTTAAGCTGGGGAGTTGCTGCTCAATTTTTCTATGTTGGTGCACAAGTTTGTATTACAAGTTTCTTTATCAGAATTGCACAGCAAGGTGCTGGATTAGACGAAAAAACGGCCGGATATTATTTAGGAATCTACGGTTTCCTTTTTATGGCAGGACGATTTATTGGGACATTCTTTTTGCGTTATGTAAAAGATTATGTTTTACTGTCAATCTACTGCGTAATGAGCGTTTTATTATGTCTAGTTGCTATTTATGGCTCTGGAATTGTAGTTATTTATGCTCTTGGAGGAATTGGATTTTTCATGTCAATTATGTTCCCAACTATTTTCTCATTAGGAATTAAAGGATTAAAATCGAATACTGAAACGGGTTCTTCTTGGTTGGTAATGTCAATCGTCGGAGGTGCAATTATTCCGTACGGAATGGGGACTTTAATCGATATGAACCATGATGACATTCAATCGGGATATATTATTCCGTTAGTTTGCTTTTTGATTATTCTTTCTTTTGGGGTTTTTGGTCATAAAGTAAAAACGGTTTCTGAATAA
- a CDS encoding efflux transporter outer membrane subunit, giving the protein MTKSSNKYILMVIAAALLSACSITKKYERPTTLSTDKLYRDEVAADTTTIADMPWQSVFKDEKLNALIQKGLDNNLNLKNAIENIIQAQASLRQSKLAYYPTLNFDANVTRNKQSQAGLNFPPGININTLTTTYKLGLSTSWEADIWGKLSSSKRAALASYLATDAAKQAVQTQLIADIANNYFLLLSYDKSLKITEETLESRIKNVETIKALKEGAIVTGAAVVQSEANQHAAEVLIPDLKQSIRETENALNILLGQAPGAIDRGEMEAQIIPENLAVGVPSQLLQNRPDVRQAEFNFRVAFESTNLAKTYFYPSLTLTASGGFSNLELKDFFTNSIFYSIIGGLTQPIFNQGLNKMRLTTAQSQQLQAYNNFQQSLLIAGQEVSNALYSYEMASAKEDSRKKQIEALEKAVDYTQQLLEYSSATNYTDVLTSEQNLLAAQLSGINDNLQKLQAVVNLYRALGGGWK; this is encoded by the coding sequence ATGACTAAGAGTTCAAATAAATATATTCTTATGGTAATTGCAGCCGCACTTTTAAGTGCGTGCTCGATTACCAAAAAGTACGAACGACCAACTACACTCTCGACAGATAAACTTTACCGCGATGAAGTTGCTGCCGATACAACTACAATTGCCGATATGCCATGGCAGAGTGTTTTTAAAGATGAAAAATTAAACGCATTAATTCAAAAAGGATTAGATAATAACCTTAATTTGAAGAATGCTATTGAGAATATTATACAAGCTCAGGCTTCGTTACGCCAAAGCAAGCTTGCTTATTATCCTACCTTGAATTTTGATGCAAACGTAACTAGAAATAAACAATCTCAGGCAGGACTAAACTTTCCTCCTGGAATTAATATTAATACGTTAACAACAACTTACAAACTAGGTTTAAGCACTTCTTGGGAAGCTGATATATGGGGAAAACTAAGCAGTTCTAAAAGGGCAGCTTTAGCATCATATTTAGCAACAGATGCTGCAAAGCAGGCCGTTCAAACACAGTTAATTGCAGATATTGCCAATAACTACTTTTTATTGTTGTCTTACGATAAATCATTGAAGATTACAGAGGAAACATTAGAGAGCCGTATCAAAAATGTTGAAACAATTAAAGCATTAAAAGAGGGAGCAATTGTAACAGGCGCGGCGGTTGTGCAAAGTGAAGCCAACCAGCATGCAGCTGAAGTTTTAATTCCAGATTTGAAGCAAAGTATTCGTGAAACAGAAAATGCTTTGAATATCTTATTAGGACAAGCGCCGGGAGCAATTGACAGAGGAGAAATGGAAGCACAGATTATTCCAGAAAATCTTGCTGTTGGAGTACCTTCTCAGTTATTACAAAATCGTCCAGATGTCCGTCAAGCGGAATTTAATTTCAGAGTTGCATTTGAATCAACAAATCTGGCTAAGACTTATTTCTATCCAAGTTTAACGCTTACAGCAAGCGGTGGATTTTCGAATTTAGAACTGAAAGATTTCTTTACTAATTCTATTTTTTATTCCATCATTGGAGGTTTAACGCAGCCAATTTTTAATCAAGGATTGAATAAAATGAGATTAACAACGGCTCAATCTCAACAATTACAAGCTTACAACAATTTTCAGCAAAGTCTTTTAATAGCAGGTCAAGAAGTTTCAAATGCTTTGTATTCGTATGAAATGGCCTCTGCTAAAGAAGATTCCAGAAAGAAACAAATTGAAGCTCTAGAAAAAGCTGTAGATTATACACAACAGCTGTTAGAATATAGTTCTGCAACCAATTATACAGATGTATTAACTTCAGAACAAAATTTGTTAGCAGCGCAGTTAAGCGGCATCAACGACAACCTTCAAAAATTACAGGCTGTTGTTAATTTGTACAGAGCTTTAGGTGGAGGATGGAAATAA
- a CDS encoding efflux RND transporter permease subunit translates to MFKKFIQRPVLSTVISVIIVILGVLGLIELPISQYPDIAPPTVNVAASYTGANADVVLKSIVIPLEEQINGVENMTYMTSTATNDGNASIKIFFKVGTNPDLAAVNVQNRVSRATSLLPVEVTQAGVTVTKSQSSNLLIFSLYSDDKAYDQTFLQNYAKINLVPQIQRVVGVGDVTVFGAKDYSMRIWLKPDVMQQYKLIPSDISAALAEQNIEAAPGKFGENGNQAFQYVIKYKGRLTSAQEFEDIVIKSVGNGQMLRLKDVAKVELGSLSYSSTIKTNGVESAAMAISQTPGSNARDVIINSKKLIEEAAKSFPKGMKYTIMVDVNENLDASIEKVIHTLIEAFILVFIVVFIFLQDFRSTLIPAIAVPVAIVGTFFFLNLFGFTINLLTLFAMVLAIGIVVDDAIVVVEAVHAKLDTGYKSAKKATIHAMDEISGAIISITLVMAAVFIPVTFITGSTGVFYKQFGITLAVAIILSAVNALTLSPALCALLLKPHADDHKHKSYLQRFYTSFNVAFDNVTERYKRSVSFLSVKKWIVLASILIAGLALFYMMKTTPSAFVPSEDQGTVFANISLPPSASMERSDIMAKKVDSIAKTIPGVRNTLRIVGQNFTAGAGSAYSMVIVKLYPWDQRDLSVDDVIGQLFAKTSGIREASIFFISPPTIQGFGQSGGFEFQLQDKGGHTTSEFFKVNNEFLAKLAERPEIQYATTPFNPGFPQYMMDINLAKAKDAGVSVNTILSTMQGYYGGLYASNFNKFGKQYRVMIQAAPEFRTNTQGLNKIFVRNSAGNMAPITEFVKMTRVFGPESISRFNLFTSIAITGAPKPGYSSGDAIKAIQEVAAENLPAGYGYEFSGLTREELASGSETIFIFILCLVFVYFLLSAQYESYILPFAVLFSIPFGLAGAYLFSIIFKLNSNIYLQISLIMLIGLLAKNGILIVEFALDRRRKGLPIVQAAIEGAVARLRPILMTSFAFILGLVPLMFASGAGAVGNKSIGTGAVGGMLIGTILGVFVIPVLFIIFQGLQERISGPAKDGYDDDDDDEEEIHLLEAHKE, encoded by the coding sequence ATGTTTAAAAAATTTATACAAAGACCCGTACTCTCGACGGTAATATCTGTTATTATTGTCATCTTAGGTGTTTTAGGCCTAATTGAGTTACCGATTTCCCAATATCCGGATATCGCACCGCCTACGGTAAACGTAGCGGCAAGTTATACTGGTGCCAATGCCGACGTTGTACTTAAAAGTATCGTTATTCCGTTGGAGGAGCAGATTAATGGTGTAGAGAACATGACCTACATGACTTCTACAGCAACTAACGACGGTAATGCTTCTATTAAAATTTTCTTTAAAGTTGGAACAAATCCAGATTTAGCAGCGGTAAACGTGCAAAACAGGGTTTCTAGAGCAACAAGTTTACTTCCTGTAGAGGTAACTCAGGCTGGGGTTACGGTAACTAAAAGCCAGAGTAGTAACTTATTGATTTTCTCTTTATATAGTGATGATAAAGCTTATGATCAAACATTTCTTCAAAATTATGCGAAGATCAACCTTGTACCGCAGATTCAGCGTGTCGTTGGGGTAGGAGATGTAACCGTTTTTGGTGCAAAAGATTACTCGATGAGAATCTGGCTTAAACCAGATGTAATGCAGCAATATAAATTGATTCCGAGTGATATTTCAGCAGCTTTGGCAGAGCAGAATATCGAGGCAGCGCCAGGTAAATTTGGTGAAAACGGAAATCAAGCTTTTCAATATGTAATTAAATACAAAGGACGTTTAACAAGTGCTCAGGAATTTGAGGATATTGTTATCAAATCTGTTGGAAACGGACAAATGCTTCGTCTTAAAGATGTTGCTAAAGTTGAATTAGGATCTTTAAGTTATTCGTCAACAATTAAAACAAACGGTGTAGAATCGGCGGCAATGGCAATCAGCCAGACTCCTGGATCTAATGCGCGTGACGTAATTATCAATTCTAAAAAATTAATTGAAGAAGCAGCGAAGAGTTTTCCAAAAGGAATGAAATATACCATTATGGTGGATGTCAACGAAAATTTGGATGCCTCAATTGAAAAAGTAATTCATACTTTGATCGAAGCCTTTATATTGGTTTTCATCGTAGTATTTATTTTCCTTCAGGATTTTAGATCGACATTAATTCCAGCAATAGCGGTTCCGGTTGCGATTGTGGGAACATTCTTCTTCCTGAATTTATTCGGATTTACGATTAACTTATTAACGCTTTTTGCGATGGTCCTTGCCATTGGTATCGTGGTCGATGACGCGATTGTCGTCGTCGAGGCCGTTCACGCGAAACTAGATACTGGATATAAATCGGCTAAAAAAGCGACCATTCATGCAATGGACGAAATTTCGGGAGCGATTATTTCGATTACTTTAGTAATGGCTGCGGTATTTATTCCGGTAACATTTATTACAGGATCAACAGGGGTTTTCTACAAACAATTTGGTATTACACTGGCTGTAGCGATTATTCTTTCGGCAGTAAATGCCTTGACCTTGAGCCCGGCTTTGTGTGCGCTTTTACTAAAACCACATGCTGACGATCATAAACATAAAAGTTATTTACAGCGTTTTTACACTTCATTTAACGTTGCATTTGATAATGTAACCGAAAGATATAAGCGTTCAGTAAGTTTTCTTTCTGTAAAAAAATGGATTGTATTAGCTTCAATTTTGATAGCTGGTCTTGCCTTATTTTATATGATGAAAACTACTCCGTCTGCTTTCGTTCCTTCGGAAGATCAAGGAACTGTTTTTGCGAATATTAGTTTACCGCCATCTGCTTCTATGGAGCGTTCTGATATAATGGCTAAAAAAGTAGACAGTATTGCCAAGACTATCCCGGGAGTTAGAAATACACTTCGAATTGTAGGGCAGAACTTTACTGCAGGAGCGGGTAGTGCCTACAGTATGGTTATTGTAAAGTTGTATCCTTGGGATCAGCGAGATCTAAGTGTTGATGATGTAATTGGACAGCTTTTTGCTAAAACAAGCGGTATTCGTGAGGCAAGTATATTCTTTATTTCGCCGCCAACCATTCAAGGTTTCGGTCAAAGTGGTGGATTCGAATTCCAATTACAGGATAAAGGTGGTCACACGACTTCTGAATTCTTTAAAGTAAATAATGAATTCCTTGCTAAACTTGCAGAACGTCCAGAAATACAATACGCGACAACGCCTTTTAATCCTGGTTTCCCTCAATATATGATGGATATTAATTTAGCGAAAGCGAAAGATGCCGGAGTGTCTGTAAACACGATCCTGTCAACCATGCAGGGGTATTATGGTGGTTTGTATGCTTCGAATTTTAATAAATTCGGTAAACAATACCGTGTAATGATTCAAGCTGCTCCAGAGTTTAGAACAAATACACAAGGATTAAATAAAATCTTTGTTCGTAATAGTGCAGGAAATATGGCACCAATTACTGAGTTTGTAAAAATGACAAGGGTTTTTGGACCAGAATCTATTTCGAGATTTAACTTGTTTACTTCTATTGCGATTACGGGAGCACCAAAACCAGGTTACAGTTCTGGAGATGCAATTAAAGCCATTCAGGAAGTAGCAGCAGAAAATCTTCCGGCTGGTTATGGTTATGAATTTTCTGGTTTAACACGTGAAGAATTAGCTTCTGGAAGTGAAACGATTTTCATCTTCATTCTATGTTTGGTTTTCGTTTATTTCTTGTTGAGTGCGCAGTACGAAAGTTATATTCTTCCGTTTGCGGTATTATTCTCTATTCCGTTTGGATTGGCAGGAGCTTACTTGTTCTCGATTATTTTCAAATTGAATAGTAACATTTACCTGCAGATTTCCTTAATCATGTTGATTGGACTTCTGGCGAAGAATGGTATTTTGATTGTCGAATTTGCCTTAGACAGAAGACGTAAAGGTCTGCCAATTGTACAAGCAGCAATTGAAGGAGCTGTAGCACGTTTAAGACCAATTTTAATGACTTCTTTCGCCTTTATTTTAGGACTTGTTCCGTTGATGTTTGCTTCTGGAGCAGGAGCTGTTGGTAACAAATCGATTGGTACAGGAGCTGTTGGAGGTATGTTAATCGGAACCATTTTAGGAGTATTTGTTATTCCGGTCCTATTTATCATTTTCCAAGGTCTGCAGGAAAGAATAAGCGGTCCGGCAAAAGATGGTTATGATGACGATGACGATGATGAGGAGGAAATTCATTTATTAGAAGCTCACAAAGAGTAA
- a CDS encoding efflux RND transporter periplasmic adaptor subunit, translated as MNKQSFLSILAASIVIASCGKNDKSAQAGGAPQIKEYKTVTLQPESATLNSDFPASIQGQQNIEIRPRVEGYIDKIFVDEGAVVKAGQPLFKISAPEYEQQVRTATASIKSAQADLSAAKLAVNKVKPLVEKGIISKYDLESAQYTYESAQANLAQANAALVNAKTNLGYTTVTSPVNGVVGSIPFRLGSLVSSNTTEPLTTVSSIGNVYAYFAMNEKMLLNFTQNNSTGASLAQKIKSMPAVSLLLSDGSAYDEKGHIETVNGLINTETGSVNIRARFPNPKGIIRSGSSTTVRIPTDVKDAIIVPQSATFELQDKIFAVVLGKDGKTRNANITILDNAAGNYYVVTEGLKAGDEIVLEGVASLKEGTEIKAQNQKPETVYADLK; from the coding sequence ATGAATAAGCAATCATTTTTAAGTATTCTCGCAGCATCAATTGTTATCGCTTCTTGCGGTAAAAATGATAAATCGGCTCAGGCTGGGGGCGCACCGCAGATAAAAGAGTATAAGACTGTGACATTACAGCCGGAATCTGCTACATTAAACAGCGACTTTCCTGCTAGTATTCAAGGGCAGCAAAATATAGAAATTCGACCAAGAGTTGAAGGATACATTGATAAAATCTTTGTTGATGAAGGAGCAGTTGTAAAAGCTGGACAGCCTTTGTTCAAAATCAGTGCACCAGAATATGAGCAGCAGGTTCGTACGGCAACTGCAAGTATTAAAAGTGCGCAGGCAGATTTAAGTGCAGCTAAACTGGCTGTAAATAAAGTAAAGCCATTGGTTGAAAAAGGAATCATTAGTAAGTACGATTTAGAATCGGCACAATATACTTATGAGTCGGCTCAGGCAAATTTAGCACAAGCTAATGCTGCTTTAGTAAATGCAAAAACCAATTTAGGATATACAACAGTTACAAGTCCCGTAAATGGAGTTGTAGGTTCTATCCCGTTTCGTTTAGGAAGTTTGGTAAGTTCAAATACTACAGAACCTTTAACAACGGTTTCAAGCATTGGTAATGTTTATGCTTATTTTGCAATGAACGAAAAAATGCTTTTAAATTTCACTCAAAACAATAGTACAGGAGCTTCCTTAGCTCAAAAAATCAAAAGTATGCCGGCAGTTTCTTTACTGCTTTCAGATGGTTCTGCTTACGATGAAAAAGGACATATTGAAACCGTAAACGGATTGATTAATACAGAAACTGGTTCGGTAAATATTAGAGCTCGTTTTCCTAATCCAAAAGGAATTATTAGAAGCGGAAGCAGTACTACAGTAAGAATTCCAACTGATGTGAAAGATGCTATAATTGTACCGCAAAGTGCCACTTTTGAACTTCAGGATAAAATTTTCGCAGTTGTTTTAGGAAAAGACGGAAAGACTAGAAATGCTAATATTACGATCCTTGACAATGCAGCAGGAAATTATTATGTAGTAACAGAAGGCTTAAAAGCAGGAGACGAAATTGTATTAGAAGGAGTAGCTTCTTTAAAAGAAGGAACTGAAATTAAAGCTCAAAATCAAAAACCAGAAACGGTTTATGCTGACTTAAAATAA
- a CDS encoding sensor histidine kinase → MATNFFKPYLFTGLHILGWCLLGYIMLFYIPLTWNVVLPSAFWLWQSIILFLLIVVFYSTAKIIVPKTIFKDNTSPFLLWAFMAIFSMQLIAFFYTSQTDLHNQISKAIGFTKYRNPYFDNYVFTLTLLVLGISTSWAMLQYWQKAAQHKQKLEQDKTVAELAMLKAQINPHFFFNSLNSIYSLTYTNIEDSRNALHTLSRMMRYLLYSTEGERTTLLKEVEFLKDFIALMKLRANSKLTITTEIPEKLHDYPIVPMLLLPLVENAFKHGVHATDKSEIHIKLSQNDTDLEFEVENTFFEKTKVSDEGGIGLTNTKRRLHLIYPNQHFITFGVTDHGTYKIKLKITLEQ, encoded by the coding sequence ATGGCAACCAACTTTTTCAAACCCTATTTATTCACCGGTTTACACATTCTTGGATGGTGTTTATTAGGATATATTATGCTGTTCTACATTCCCTTAACTTGGAATGTTGTGCTTCCGTCAGCATTTTGGCTTTGGCAGAGTATTATTCTTTTTTTATTGATTGTTGTTTTTTATTCGACAGCAAAAATCATCGTTCCAAAAACAATTTTTAAAGACAATACTTCTCCATTTTTACTTTGGGCATTTATGGCGATTTTCAGCATGCAGCTGATTGCTTTTTTTTATACTTCTCAAACAGATCTTCACAATCAAATCAGCAAAGCTATTGGTTTTACAAAATACAGAAACCCTTATTTTGACAATTACGTCTTTACGCTTACGCTATTGGTTTTAGGAATAAGTACCAGCTGGGCAATGTTACAATACTGGCAGAAAGCCGCACAGCACAAACAGAAATTAGAACAGGATAAAACAGTTGCTGAATTGGCAATGCTGAAGGCACAAATCAATCCGCATTTTTTCTTTAATTCATTAAACAGCATTTATTCACTAACCTATACAAATATCGAAGATTCGAGAAATGCACTTCATACTTTAAGCCGTATGATGCGCTATTTATTGTACAGCACCGAAGGCGAACGAACAACTTTATTGAAAGAGGTTGAGTTTCTAAAGGATTTTATTGCTTTAATGAAACTTCGTGCCAACAGCAAATTGACTATCACCACGGAAATTCCCGAAAAATTACACGATTACCCAATTGTTCCGATGTTATTATTACCTTTAGTAGAAAATGCTTTTAAACACGGCGTTCATGCTACAGACAAAAGCGAAATACACATTAAACTTTCACAAAATGATACTGATTTGGAATTTGAAGTAGAAAATACTTTTTTCGAAAAAACAAAAGTTTCTGATGAGGGCGGAATTGGTTTAACAAATACCAAACGAAGATTACATCTGATTTATCCCAATCAACATTTTATCACTTTTGGAGTTACCGATCACGGAACATATAAAATTAAATTGAAAATAACTTTAGAGCAATGA
- a CDS encoding LytR/AlgR family response regulator transcription factor has protein sequence MTVLKCIAVDDEPLALKLVETFIQQTPFLELISTCDNAVEAMGLIRETKPDVVFLDINMPNLTGMELARLIQDQPGPLPKIIFTTAYNHYAIEGYKVNAVDYLLKPFSYEEFLRASTKVLQLSEEANNHFQNIAADDEFIFLKVEYQWVRISLKDICYIESLKDYVKVHLEDSQKALLSLISLKALEEKLPSSKFMRVHRSFIVSLDKISAISKNSIFIDKIEITVGEQYKEAFKIVVDKWLK, from the coding sequence ATGACCGTACTAAAATGCATAGCAGTAGATGATGAACCTTTGGCTTTAAAACTAGTAGAAACGTTTATACAGCAGACTCCCTTTTTAGAATTAATTTCAACCTGCGACAATGCTGTTGAAGCCATGGGATTGATTCGGGAAACAAAACCTGATGTCGTTTTCTTAGATATCAACATGCCCAACTTAACTGGAATGGAACTGGCAAGGCTTATTCAAGATCAGCCTGGCCCACTTCCCAAAATTATTTTTACTACCGCTTACAATCATTATGCGATTGAAGGATATAAAGTAAATGCTGTAGATTATCTTTTAAAACCTTTTAGCTACGAAGAGTTTCTTCGCGCTTCTACCAAGGTTTTACAATTATCTGAAGAAGCAAACAATCATTTTCAAAATATTGCAGCAGATGATGAATTTATCTTTTTAAAAGTAGAATATCAATGGGTTAGAATCTCATTAAAAGATATTTGTTATATAGAAAGTTTAAAGGACTACGTAAAAGTACATCTTGAAGATTCTCAAAAAGCTTTATTATCACTTATTTCACTTAAGGCTTTAGAAGAGAAACTTCCTTCATCAAAATTCATGCGTGTTCACCGCTCTTTTATCGTTTCTCTTGATAAAATTAGTGCCATCAGTAAGAACTCGATTTTTATAGACAAAATAGAAATTACGGTTGGTGAACAGTATAAAGAAGCTTTTAAAATAGTAGTCGATAAATGGCTGAAATAA
- a CDS encoding DUF3861 domain-containing protein — MEKRSNKYYLTLSLKEYANGETEPAKELGIEFDNHDEIFGIIEKIKEKNIFADQSEAVQFALGLKLFSEIKLKNRKNPLFDELNEVFPIFMKKLKSL; from the coding sequence ATGGAAAAAAGATCAAATAAATATTACCTGACTTTAAGTCTTAAAGAATATGCAAATGGTGAAACAGAACCAGCAAAAGAGCTTGGGATCGAGTTTGACAATCACGATGAAATTTTCGGAATCATTGAAAAAATCAAAGAAAAAAACATTTTTGCAGACCAATCAGAAGCTGTTCAATTTGCTTTGGGATTAAAATTATTTAGTGAAATCAAATTAAAAAATCGCAAAAATCCTCTTTTTGACGAATTAAATGAAGTTTTTCCTATTTTTATGAAAAAACTCAAAAGCCTTTAA
- a CDS encoding PQQ-dependent sugar dehydrogenase encodes MIIQKSIFLLAGVLALSSCSNNDNDDTNVGPTGPPVETGTANTTYTPAFSGQTRAGSIQTTTEIESKVITNGLSAPWGVAYLPDGRLLVTEKAGNIKIVTQAGVISNALTGVPAVNPADQGGLLGICLDPAFETNRMIYWTFSEAVAGGNITAVAKGRLANNDAAVENVTVIYRSNTPNSSTLHYGSRVVFDKSGNLFVSIGERSVLQTRPLAQAVNSSLGKIVRITTGGQAASGNPAFTQTGALPELYTIGHRNPQGLAIHPTTGELWQSEHGPRGGDELNRITAGANYGWPTITYGIEYGGAKIGDGITQQTGMEQPVYYWDPVVSPSGMTFYSGNRVPEWQNNLFIGSLSGSHIVRLAIKDNKVAGEERLLAGEGQRFRDITQGKDEALYAVTDQGRLYKIDKKQK; translated from the coding sequence ATGATAATTCAAAAAAGTATTTTTCTTCTTGCTGGAGTCTTAGCCTTAAGCAGCTGCTCCAACAATGACAATGACGACACCAATGTAGGACCAACTGGACCGCCTGTAGAAACTGGTACAGCAAATACAACTTACACTCCCGCATTTTCTGGACAAACTCGTGCAGGAAGTATTCAAACCACCACAGAAATCGAATCTAAAGTTATCACCAACGGTTTAAGCGCTCCTTGGGGAGTTGCGTATCTCCCTGACGGACGTCTTTTAGTAACAGAAAAAGCAGGTAACATAAAAATTGTCACACAAGCCGGAGTAATTAGTAATGCACTAACAGGAGTACCAGCGGTAAATCCAGCAGATCAAGGTGGTTTACTGGGTATCTGCCTCGATCCAGCTTTTGAAACAAACCGAATGATTTATTGGACATTTTCTGAAGCTGTTGCTGGCGGTAATATTACCGCAGTCGCTAAAGGAAGACTGGCAAATAACGATGCGGCAGTTGAAAATGTAACCGTGATCTATCGCTCTAACACACCAAACAGCAGTACACTTCACTACGGAAGCCGTGTTGTATTTGACAAAAGTGGAAATTTATTTGTAAGTATTGGGGAAAGATCTGTTTTACAAACACGTCCGCTTGCGCAAGCTGTAAACAGCAGTTTGGGTAAAATTGTACGTATTACAACGGGTGGTCAAGCAGCTTCTGGAAATCCAGCCTTTACACAAACTGGTGCTTTACCAGAATTATACACTATTGGACATAGAAATCCACAGGGATTGGCCATTCATCCTACAACTGGAGAATTATGGCAGAGTGAACACGGGCCAAGAGGCGGTGACGAACTTAATAGAATTACTGCTGGAGCAAACTACGGATGGCCGACTATTACTTACGGAATTGAATATGGAGGAGCCAAAATTGGCGATGGTATTACACAGCAGACTGGAATGGAACAGCCGGTTTATTACTGGGATCCAGTTGTTTCGCCAAGCGGTATGACTTTTTACTCAGGAAACCGTGTACCTGAATGGCAGAATAATCTTTTTATTGGTTCTTTAAGCGGGTCGCACATTGTTCGTTTAGCAATTAAAGACAATAAAGTAGCTGGAGAAGAAAGATTATTGGCCGGTGAAGGACAAAGATTTAGAGATATTACACAAGGAAAAGATGAAGCATTATACGCCGTTACTGATCAAGGAAGACTTTACAAAATTGATAAAAAACAGAAGTAA